The sequence AGAAGTAAAGTCAATCGGTCATGCTTATGGCATTATGAAATTGCAACACCTTTGTTGACATGTAGTTCAGCCACACTGCTGCTCCTCAAATTCCACCGGGGAGCAGAACCCCAGGGACGAATGCAGGCGACGACGGTTATACCAGCCTTCTACCCAAGAAAAGACAGTCCTACACGTCTCTTCTC is a genomic window of Deinococcus misasensis DSM 22328 containing:
- a CDS encoding integrase core domain-containing protein yields the protein MSRKGNCWDNAVVESFFATLKLELALHRSIGNREETCRTVFSWVEGWYNRRRLHSSLGFCSPVEFEEQQCG